The Montipora capricornis isolate CH-2021 chromosome 1, ASM3666992v2, whole genome shotgun sequence genome contains a region encoding:
- the LOC138055489 gene encoding uncharacterized protein, whose amino-acid sequence MISMTTVQSFEPCFEFVFSYFLLVNFDPTKGFIKADSKSTLTHFIVNHHELLTLIQSCQAILTFLVNRGLLAARRRCSCGNQMVLRDDKSDDGYHWECPVNQCRKRRSIRAGSFFEDSKIPLSHWLYIIFLWSIDESNKKVSLLTGLSLRTVITALQRLRDICSLKILHGNLQLGGRGKTIEIDESMFGHKRKYNRGRVGQGTWVFGMVERGTGRALAFRVPNRTRETLVLGLVQKFVEHGTTIISDKFSPYFNLNSTGYIHLMVNHSENFVDPYTGAHSNTIEGVWSQIKRKLKAMNGTVKRKLPSYLDEYNWRKCYPGDPFDNLLEAIAEFCPPN is encoded by the exons ATGATATCCATGACAACAGtacaatcgttcgaaccttgtttcgagTTTGT CTTCAGTTACTTCTTATTGGTTAATTTCGATCCGACCAAAGGTTTTATAAAGGCTGATTCAAAAAGTACCTTAACTCATTTCATCGTGAATCATCACGAGCTACTTACCTTGATCCAAAGCTGCCAAGCTATTTTAACGTTCCTTGTGAATCGTGGCTTGCTGGCTGCTAGACGTAGGTGTTCTTGTGGAAACCAAATGGTTTTACGAGATGATAAATCCGATGACGGTTATCACTGGGAATGTCCAGTTAACCAGTGCAGAAAACGAAGGTCGATCAGAGCTGGATCTTTTTTTGAAGATTCAAAAATCCCACTGTCGCACTGGCTCTACATCATCTTCCTGTGGTCGATTGACGAGTCTAATAAAAAGGTATCGCTACTAACCGGATTGTCACTGCGTACGGTCATCACGGCACTTCAGAGGCTCCGAGACATCTGCTCTTTGAAAATTCTACATGGCAACTTGCAGTTGGGCGGCCGAGGAAAAACGATCGAGATCGACGAGTCCATGTTTGGCCACAAACGCAAGTACAACCGCGGGCGGGTCGGTCAAGGCACGTGGGTTTTCGGTATGGTCGAGAGAGGCACTGGACGAGCTCTGGCATTCCGCGTACCGAACAGGACAAGAGAAACCTTGGTGCTTGGACTAGTACAGAAGTTCGTCGAGCATGGAACAACAATAATCTCCGACAAGTTTTCGCCATACTTCAACCTGAACAGTACCGGCTACATACATCTCATGGTTAACCACTCCGAGAACTTTGTTGACCCTTACACAGGCGCCCACTCGAACACAATAGAAGGTGTATGGAGTCAAATCAAGAGAAAGCTGAAGGCGATGAACGGGACAGTGAAGAGGAAACTTCCAAGCTATCTCGACGAGTACAACTGGCGGAAATGCTACCCTGGTGATCCGTTTGACAACTTGCTCGAAGCCATCGCAGAGTTCTGCCCACCAAACTAA